One part of the Tachysurus vachellii isolate PV-2020 chromosome 6, HZAU_Pvac_v1, whole genome shotgun sequence genome encodes these proteins:
- the chchd1 gene encoding coiled-coil-helix-coiled-coil-helix domain-containing protein 1 — MAMQSGYVIQEKVARLVSKQLGKPVLKPNKHLALKDEVANRKPKKEEASCVTEMALVMACWKQNEFNTKLCSNELNVFYRCIEKAQAEARDRAKQQNLSQGGRLLPKQATKLLKRYPNL, encoded by the exons ATGGCAATGCAAAGTGGATATGTGATACAAGAGAAAGTGGCCAGGTTGGTGAGTAAACAGCTTGGAAAGCCAGTCCTCAAACCCAACAAGCATCTGGCTCTTAAAGATGAAGTCGCTAACCGCAAGCCAAAAAAAGAAG AGGCCTCCTGTGTGACCGAGATGGCATTAGTGATGGCGTGCTGGAAGCAGAATGAGTTCAACACCAAGCTCTGCTCTAACGAACTCAATGTGTTCTACAGATGCATAGAGAAAGCCCAG GCAGAGGCCCGTGACAGAGCAAAGCAACAAAACCTTTCTCAGGGAGGACGGCTTTTACCAAAACAGGCCACCAAGCTGTTGAAGCGGTACCCCAATTTGTGA